GCAGGCTTGCTGTATCAGGCGGCCCTCGGCGAACACAGCGGCAGGTCCGGGGTGTTCCTGCACAAGAACCGGGTCACCCCGCTGAAATTCTCTGAGCACGGCAGCACCATTCTGAAGAACGTGCACTCCATATATGAGCGGGAATTCGTTCAGACGGACAGCGCACAGTAACGGCCTCTGCCTGCAGCCATTGCGGGTATCCGGCACGAAATCAAGCCACAGCCCCTCCATCCGGAGAGCTGTGGCTTACATGCGCTGCATTATTTTGTAACTGTAAACTATTGTTCCTGTGGCAGCTCCGCCATCCGCCCGAAAGCCCGCAGCAGCCGCAGGTTCTCAATGACAATATGCGCCTTCCACCAGTTCTCACTGACGGCAAATTCCCGTTCATACCCCGCCCAGCCCCAGGTCAGGTCCCAGATTCCTTCGGAGTTCCGGGTCTCCAGCAGATAATCCAGCTCCTGATGCAGCAGCCCGCCAAGCTCTGCATATTCAGGGCTATGCGGCGAATGGATGAACACAGACGGCCTGCAGCTATACCCGTTCCATCCACCCGCATCCCGGCTGATTAACTGCACACTCTGCACCTTGAGCGCTTCTCTTAGTGCAGCGTAAGGGAACTCCTCCTGCAATTCTGCCCAAGCGATACATTCCAGCAGGGTGGCCACGCATTTCAACGGATGCATCTCAATCACAGGGTCATGCAGGAAAAGCTCCGTCAGCTCACGGGCAATCCTTAGTCCGGTGGCATACAGCCCGCTATCCTTGGGAGCAGCCTTCAGAATGAATCCGGCCAGAATAGCTGTCGGGTTATACATACTGTGGGAAGTACTGTCCGAGCTTGTATGCCACCAGGGGGCATGAGGATAATCGTTATTGGAAGCTACGACATTCTTCCATGTGCGGCCATCCATATCCACACCGCTGTCCAGGTATTTCAGAATTCCCTGCACCAGCGGATGCCCGTTATCTGCAAATTCCAGCTCCAGCAGCCTCTCTACCGCCGTAGCGGTCTGGATGGGCGTGGAATTCGGATTCCACGCGTCCGCTTCCAGGGCATGGCCGAAGCCCCCATCCTCATTCTGATAGGCGGACAGCGCTTCCAGTACCGGCGCAGACCCGCCGCCCTCAAAGTGAAATCTCCATCGCGCCAGGTCCAGCGGACGGGCATTGCGGTACATCCAGCGCCTGATTCCCTCATACTCCTCCAGCAGCAGCTTCATATACACTCTCCTTATATTCCTATATTGTTATCTTTCCTACTATTCTAAGAGTTTTCCAGTATAATACAAGTAAATTCCCTGCTTGAATTTTCACTGCCCAAAATCCAACTAATCCCGGTATGATACAATAAAAACTACCTCGACGGACTAAAGGTTACTTTAACGGGTATACATATATATGGAACGATTTGGCTAACAGGTTAGGCTATGCGGGAATTCATGAAGGAGGGTCCTATGAACAGCACTTCCGGCAGTAGAAGCGGCACTTTCAAGTTCATCAAGCAGCTATGGGTGAAAATCAACGACGATGATGTCCAGGGCATCGCTGCGCAGCTGACCTATTATTTAATCCTGTCCCTGTTTCCTTTTCTCATCTTCATCATGACCCTAATCGGGTATGCGAATATCTCCCTGGAGAAAAATATAGAGCAGCTGGAGCAGATCATGCCCGCCGAAGCCATCTCTATCATAGAAGAGATTCTGCAGGATGTATCCGCCGGACGCAGCCAGACACTGTTATCCTTCGGGATGCTGGCTACCCTGTGGGCCGCCTCCAAAGGAATCAATGCCATCATCAAGGGGCTGAACCGTGCCTACGAGATTGACGAGAGCAGAGTGTTCTGGAAAATCCGGGGGATCGCCCTGCTCGCAACCTTGACGATCGGGTTCGTCGTACTGCTCAGCATTCTGCTATTGGTCCTTGGCAGCTGGCTCAAGACGCAAGTCTTCCTGCTGGTTGACCTTCCCTATGGGTTCCAAAAGCTCTGGGATCTGCTGCAATACGCGATTCCGCTGCTTGTGATGTTCATCGTCTTCACCCTGCTGTACTGGATTGCTCCCAGCCGCAGACTGGCGCTGCGGGAGGTTATGCCTGGGGCGTTGTTCACCACCATCGGCTGGATTACGACCTCGATTCTGTTCTCGGTATACGTCAATCAATTCAGTGATTTCTCCAAAACCTACGGCAGTCTCGGGGGCGTAACAGTGCTGCTAATCTGGCTGTACATCAGCTCTTTTATCATCCTGGCCGGAGGCGAGATCAATGCCGTGCTGCTGAACCGCAAGGTGAAGAGTATGCCCTTCAGCTCCTTCAAAGGACAGAAGCTCCCATGAACCCCTCCCTGATTGATGCCATCACCAAAAGCCCGCTCCGCACCGCCTTCTATCATTTCACCCGGGCAGTGAATCTGCCCGCCATGGCTGCCCTTGACGCCATTTATTCCTCTGCGGTGCTGAGCCCCGCTCATGCAGCCGGAGTGCGGCGGAGTGCGGCGCACCGGGTAAGCTACGCCGGGCAAGCCGCGACTCTGAATGCCCATCTGCGCATTACGCCTGAGGCAATGGCTCCTGGGACAACGGCGGAAGAGTTCCGCCGCTGCCTGGACTGCCATGTGTTCCTGTGGCCGACCTGGCGCGACTGCCTCGCAATGGCTGCGATGTATTCGCGCAGAGAGCCGGGTGAGGTCTTCGCTGTGCTGAAGCTCGATGCCCGCAGCGTCCTGGCGGGTCACTACGCCCGCGTCAGGCTGTCCAAATACGATTCCGGCAGCTCCCCCAGGTTCCCGCACCGCATGTCATACCGCAAGAGCTGCGCTATGCTGCTCCCCCTAGCCGAATTCATGTCCTCCACCGGACAAGCTATCCCCGTCAAGCCTTCGGAGATTAAAGAGGTGCTGGTTGAGAGCAAGCTGGCCCCCATCAGCCAGTATGTACAGACGGTCTACTGTTCACAGCCGCAGCTTGTGCCTGAGCTCTGGCAGCCATTGTGCCAGCCTCTGATTCTTTCGCCAAGCTAGTGCCGCTGCCCCTTAGCTTCCTCACAGAGGTTGAATTATATGTCGCATCGTGATATAGTCACACTATGACATAGTCACATCATGACATATTTTCTTTTTGCCGTGACATGGCACAACGAATTGACGAAGCAGGTGAACACGGTGTCCGCAGCGCAAAAGGTTCTAAAAAAGTACGTGCCCATGACCGAGACGGCGTTCTATATTCTGTTGGCCTTAACCAAGCCGCGCCACGGATATGGAATTATTAAGCATGTGGATGAGTTGTCGGAAGGACGGCTCCGGCTGGGCTCCGGTACAGTGTATGGAACCTTGACCAAGATGAATAAGGATGGACTGATTACCGTATTTGCCGATGAAGAGAGAAAGACGGTGTATGAGGTGTCTGAGCTGGGGAAGGAAGTCATGCGCGCTGAAATCGGCAGATTAAAGGAACTTCACCGCAACGCCGTCACCAGTGAGGAGGAATTTCAATGAGAACTGTATTTCGGCCCTTTTGGAGCTATGATCTCCCGGGGACAGAAGCCTGGTTGGCCGATATGGCCGGCAAGGGATGGCGTCTGGAGGAATGGAGCTTACTGCTGCGGCGCTTTACCTTCCGGGAGGCTGAGCCCATCCGGCTAACTTATCAGCTGGCTTATCATTCAGCCAAGCATTCATCCATGTCTCCTTATCTTGCCGCAGAGGGATGGAGCAAGCCGCTGCAGCAAGGAAAGTGGAGCCTGTACGAGAATGATAGGTCACCGTTACAGATTAGCGCCTATCCTTCACGTAAGGATGTCCTGAAGCGAAACCGCATCATCTCCTATCTTTTCATGGGAATCCTGGTGTATTTGCTGCTCATTGCACTTATTCCATTGCTTGTACTGGGGCTCACCTTCAATCAGGATACTCCAGTGCGTATTCAGCCAAGTCCGATGTGGGCTGTCACCTGGGTTGCAGCAGCGGGAGCCCTGGCCCTGCTTGTTCTTGCAATCTACTCTATAGTGAAGCTCCAGGCTGCCAGTAAGGTATTTCTGCCAAACCATCAGGACTTGAAGAAGGCTCCCGGACCACAGAAGCCTGCCGGCACTACGATGGCTCGGATGAAGTTAGGCTGGATGTACGCCCCTGACCGGCTGGAGCAATGGCTGGAAGACAAAGAGAAGCAGGGATGGAATCTCTATAAAGTAGGCTTCGGGGGAACGCGGTTCCATTTCAGTAAGGGCCGTCCGCGCCGCATGACCTATCACGCCGACTATCAGGTCATTGCCGATGAAGGATATTTCGAGCTGCATCAGGAGGCTGGCTGGACGAGGCTCTACAGCTCTCCCTTCTCTCTGCAGAAATGGACCCTCTGGAGCCGGGAGGAGCAGAACGCTGCGGAGCAGCAGGAAATCTATAGTGATCCGGTCCACCGCCTGAAGCAGGCACGTAAAGTCGCCATCAGCTATACCCTGCTGTTCCTGCCCATGATCCTGCTCTACAGCTTTAATCTGTCGGCCTTCATTGATGGCATGCTACGGGGTGGAATCACCGCTTTCCAGGCGTGGAACACTTCAATTATGTTCCTTTCCATTCTGCTCTTCGGCTCGTTCGCGGGCAGAACCTGGCTATATTACCGGCGGCTCAAGCAGGAATAGGAGCTATATCATTTCTTATATCACAACAAAAGGCGTATACCGGAAGTCCTCCTCCATAGAGAGTGGCTTTCGGTATACGCCTTGAATCTTTACAGCGTGTATGATCAGAAGAATTGCGGGTAC
The sequence above is a segment of the Paenibacillus sp. FSL R7-0204 genome. Coding sequences within it:
- a CDS encoding YihY/virulence factor BrkB family protein yields the protein MNSTSGSRSGTFKFIKQLWVKINDDDVQGIAAQLTYYLILSLFPFLIFIMTLIGYANISLEKNIEQLEQIMPAEAISIIEEILQDVSAGRSQTLLSFGMLATLWAASKGINAIIKGLNRAYEIDESRVFWKIRGIALLATLTIGFVVLLSILLLVLGSWLKTQVFLLVDLPYGFQKLWDLLQYAIPLLVMFIVFTLLYWIAPSRRLALREVMPGALFTTIGWITTSILFSVYVNQFSDFSKTYGSLGGVTVLLIWLYISSFIILAGGEINAVLLNRKVKSMPFSSFKGQKLP
- a CDS encoding DUF7002 family protein translates to MNPSLIDAITKSPLRTAFYHFTRAVNLPAMAALDAIYSSAVLSPAHAAGVRRSAAHRVSYAGQAATLNAHLRITPEAMAPGTTAEEFRRCLDCHVFLWPTWRDCLAMAAMYSRREPGEVFAVLKLDARSVLAGHYARVRLSKYDSGSSPRFPHRMSYRKSCAMLLPLAEFMSSTGQAIPVKPSEIKEVLVESKLAPISQYVQTVYCSQPQLVPELWQPLCQPLILSPS
- a CDS encoding PadR family transcriptional regulator, translated to MTETAFYILLALTKPRHGYGIIKHVDELSEGRLRLGSGTVYGTLTKMNKDGLITVFADEERKTVYEVSELGKEVMRAEIGRLKELHRNAVTSEEEFQ
- a CDS encoding DUF2812 domain-containing protein encodes the protein MRTVFRPFWSYDLPGTEAWLADMAGKGWRLEEWSLLLRRFTFREAEPIRLTYQLAYHSAKHSSMSPYLAAEGWSKPLQQGKWSLYENDRSPLQISAYPSRKDVLKRNRIISYLFMGILVYLLLIALIPLLVLGLTFNQDTPVRIQPSPMWAVTWVAAAGALALLVLAIYSIVKLQAASKVFLPNHQDLKKAPGPQKPAGTTMARMKLGWMYAPDRLEQWLEDKEKQGWNLYKVGFGGTRFHFSKGRPRRMTYHADYQVIADEGYFELHQEAGWTRLYSSPFSLQKWTLWSREEQNAAEQQEIYSDPVHRLKQARKVAISYTLLFLPMILLYSFNLSAFIDGMLRGGITAFQAWNTSIMFLSILLFGSFAGRTWLYYRRLKQE